In Aedes albopictus strain Foshan chromosome 3, AalbF5, whole genome shotgun sequence, the following are encoded in one genomic region:
- the LOC109407903 gene encoding NF-kappa-B-repressing factor: MSAQSIKKRKQPCFAGWKRKIIRQFVNGWIESDQNCTPLAATEQQNTVEENHVMMVDCEMQVPETETVKPAATETPIANKTKQFSYPNFVKADAEKPVSIVSDPGLDKRDVQRLKAVIAYMYNEDKISLKLSFEQAGVLLEPDYDDRMKVFRYLVNDREICRAEGDQQEAHSKARDRLCEILQYYCYSVKRLKEYHTKRNVFRKIPVEQDGKRHFKDKQLDEENIGFRMLQKQGWSGGSLGSNEEGILEPIGLHKKSGKSGLGADGQAAMEKIPVEAFMVAIKQYASGNALYDLVFSPQFSKHQVIKLKDYASSLKLFPQIIGKRKQLVISKKLTLHQIKEGVLKGHSDLCAKYAVIPPICETHK, translated from the exons ATGAGCGCGCAATCCATCAAAAAACGGAAACAACCGTGCTTCGCCGGCTGGAAAAGGAAAATCATTCGGCAGTTTGTAAACGGTTGGATCGAAAGTGACCAAAACTGTACACCACTGGCTGCTACGGAACAACAGAACACCGTTGAAGAGAACCATGTGATGATGGTGGATTGCGAGATGCAAGTTCCGGAAACTGAAACCGTGAAGCCCGCCGCGACGGAAACTCCCATAGCGAACAAAACGAAACAGTTCAGTTACCCGAATTTCGTAAAAGCCGACGCTGAGAAACCGGTCAGCATCGTTAGCGATCCTGGCCTGGATAAACGGGACGTGCAACGACTGAAGGCGGTGATAGCCTACATGTACAACGAGGACAAGATTTCGTTGAAGCTAAGCTTCGAACAGGCCGGAGTGCTACTTGAACCTGATTACGACGATCGGATGAAGGTGTTCCGCTATCTGGTAAACGATCGGGAGATTTGCCGTGCCGAAGGGGACCAGCAGGAGGCCCACTCGAAGGCGCGCGATCGGCTGTGCGAGATTTTGCAGTACTACTGCTACTCCGTGAAG AGACTAAAAGAATATCACACGAAACGAAACGTGTTCCGGAAGATTCCCGTTGAGCAGGACGGCAAACGTCACTTCAAGGACAAACAGCTGGACGAAGAGAACATCGGTTTCCGCATGCTGCAGAAGCAGGGTTGGTCCGGAGGCTCCCTGGGCAGCAACGAGGAAGGTATCCTGGAACCGATTGGGCTGCACAAGAAGTCCGGAAAGAGTGGCCTGGGGGCGGACGGTCAAGCAGCGATGGAAAAGATTCCCGTCGAAGCGTTCATGGTTGCAATCAAACAGTACGCGTCTGGGAACGCTCTGTACGATCTGGTGTTTAGTCCACAGTTTTCCAAACATCAGGTTATCAAATTGAAAGA CTACGCTTCCTCATTGAAGCTGTTTCCCCAAATTATCGGTAAGCGCAAGCAGCTAGTCATCAGTAAGAAGCTCACTCTTCACCAGATCAAGGAGGGTGTCCTGAAAGGACATTCGGATTTGTGTGCCAAGTACGCCGTGATTCCACCCATATGCGAAACGCATAAATAA